A genomic segment from Atribacterota bacterium encodes:
- the plsX gene encoding phosphate acyltransferase PlsX — protein MKIALDIMGGDYSPEETVKGASLFLQFNKCEITLLGEKRLIEEGIKKYPFDTGKFEIIDCPDKIAGNALPTEIIKGKKNSSIMVGMDLIKEGKVEAFVSAGNSGAVMAAALLKLGCIPNIRRPAIAGIIPSLKGHKVLLDIGANVDCRPVHLVHFALMGSSYARHELGIEDPKVALVNIGEEKNKGNRLSRETYTLLSKRSDINFIGNIEGRDIFMGNADVIVCDGFVGNIILKTAEGLASMFMTDFKVSILRNLPEDNTIKMLKEKFTEYSQKRSYKTYGGAPLLGVNGLCFICHGRSKAETIKNALQNACVFAENNGLEHLKELNFKSK, from the coding sequence TTGAAAATTGCACTGGATATTATGGGTGGTGATTATAGCCCTGAAGAAACTGTAAAAGGAGCTTCACTCTTTTTACAGTTTAATAAATGTGAAATTACACTTTTAGGAGAAAAGAGATTAATAGAAGAAGGAATAAAAAAATACCCTTTTGATACCGGAAAATTCGAGATAATTGATTGTCCTGATAAAATAGCAGGGAATGCCCTTCCCACAGAAATTATTAAAGGGAAAAAGAACTCTTCAATAATGGTTGGGATGGATTTAATTAAAGAAGGAAAAGTTGAGGCATTTGTATCTGCAGGTAACAGCGGTGCAGTTATGGCTGCGGCACTTTTAAAATTAGGTTGCATTCCGAATATACGACGTCCGGCAATCGCAGGTATCATACCGAGTTTAAAGGGCCATAAGGTTCTTTTGGATATAGGTGCTAATGTTGACTGCAGACCGGTTCATCTGGTTCATTTCGCATTAATGGGATCTTCTTATGCCAGACATGAATTAGGAATAGAAGACCCAAAAGTAGCATTGGTAAATATTGGTGAAGAAAAAAATAAAGGAAATCGTCTCAGCAGAGAAACATATACATTACTGTCAAAAAGGTCAGATATAAACTTTATTGGCAATATTGAGGGAAGAGATATTTTTATGGGTAATGCTGATGTGATTGTTTGTGACGGTTTTGTAGGGAATATTATTTTAAAAACAGCTGAAGGACTTGCAAGTATGTTTATGACAGATTTTAAGGTAAGCATCTTAAGAAATCTTCCTGAAGACAATACTATAAAAATGTTAAAAGAAAAATTCACTGAATATTCCCAAAAAAGAAGTTACAAAACCTATGGAGGAGCTCCGCTTTTAGGTGTAAACGGTCTGTGTTTTATCTGTCACGGCAGATCCAAAGCAGAAACCATTAAAAATGCACTCCAGAATGCATGTGTATTTGCAGAAAATAATGGACTTGAACATCTGAAAGAGCTTAACTTTAAATCAAAATAA
- a CDS encoding manganese efflux pump MntP family protein gives MSFLSMLFLAIGLAMDAFAVSISGGIVSSNVHFLYAFRIALLFALFQMIMPFLGWWLGQSVSHYIVNYDHWVAFVLLSIIGGRMIHESFKDKKKCKPIDFNKISVLIFLAIAVSIDAFIAGVGISLLNINITPIIITIGIITFLFSLIGVKIGKILGCLVERYAELTGGIILILIGIQILVQHLYF, from the coding sequence ATGTCTTTTCTGTCGATGCTTTTCCTGGCAATTGGTTTAGCTATGGATGCGTTTGCTGTTTCTATTTCAGGCGGCATAGTTTCATCAAATGTACATTTTTTATATGCTTTCAGGATTGCATTATTATTTGCTCTTTTTCAAATGATAATGCCTTTTCTTGGATGGTGGCTGGGACAAAGTGTCAGCCATTATATAGTAAACTATGACCACTGGGTTGCATTTGTGCTCCTGTCAATAATAGGAGGAAGGATGATTCATGAGTCCTTTAAGGACAAAAAAAAATGCAAACCCATTGATTTTAATAAAATATCAGTGCTAATATTTCTGGCAATTGCAGTAAGTATTGATGCTTTTATTGCAGGTGTCGGTATTTCATTATTAAATATTAATATTACACCAATTATTATTACTATCGGAATAATCACTTTTCTTTTTTCACTGATAGGTGTAAAAATTGGTAAAATACTGGGATGTTTGGTTGAAAGATATGCTGAGCTGACTGGTGGAATAATACTAATACTAATTGGGATTCAGATTTTGGTACAACATTTGTATTTTTAA